One Cryptomeria japonica chromosome 9, Sugi_1.0, whole genome shotgun sequence genomic window carries:
- the LOC131061875 gene encoding uncharacterized protein LOC131061875 — protein MNVGKKGLMGMEISDSKAMDSGNLDPELKMVEQVMHSIPLMGLVNDSDNSLTGGVPKETEETMDDMATENPQGGQENGLQSGAKAWNAAWGNLRIEATKVFMQANCLMELETLPRRLKHLNSRHDLLHSEFLRIEVREDRLPDDIRWLRGVFNTLYSILRNIVKVMENERKEKELLEGLPIVTVSDFHVDDGLFCGVCRDDFIWGEEVREIPCMIGHIFHSHCIWPWLEDHNTCPILYGK, from the exons ATGAACGTGGGCAAAAAGGGTCTTATGGGCATGGAAATTTCTGATAGCAAAGCCATGGACTCCGGTAACTTGGACCCAGAGTTAAAAATGGTTGAACAAGTGATGCATTCTATCCCCCTGATGGGCCTGGTTAATGATAGTGATAACTCCCTTACTGGTGGTGTGCCCAAAGAGACCGAAGAGACTATGGATGACATGGCTACTGAGAACCCCCAAG GAGGACAAGAAAATGGGTTGCAGAGTGGTGCAAAAGCCTGGAATGCCGCATGGGGGAATTTACGTATCGAAGCCACCAAAGTATTCATGCAAGCAAATTGTTTAATGGAACTTGAAACTCTGCCTCGTCGTCTGAAACATCTTAACAGCCGGCACGATTTATTACATTCCGAATTTCTCCGGATTGAAGTTCGTGAGGATCGACTCCCTGATGATATTCGGTGGTTACGTGGGGTCTTCAATACTCTCTATTCTATTCTGAGAAATATCGTCAAGGtaatggagaatgaaaggaaggAGAAAGAATTGTTAGAGGGACTCCCCATTGTAACAGTTTCAGATTTTCATGTGGATGATGGGCTTTTCTGTGGAGTTTGTAGGGATGATTTTATTTGGGGAGAAGAGGTTCGAGAAATTCCTTGTATGATCGGACATATATTTCATTCTCACTGTATTTGGCCATGGCTTGAGGATCACAATACTTGTCCCATTCTTTATGGAAAATGA
- the LOC131061874 gene encoding uncharacterized protein LOC131061874, with amino-acid sequence MQMQEDKKMGCRENEVAEWCKSLECRMGDLRIEATKVFMQANCLMERETLPRRLQHLNSRHDLLHSEFPRIEVDEDGLPDDIRWLRGVFNTLYSILKSIVKIMENERKAKELVERLPIVTVSDFHVDDGLFCGVCRDDFILGEEVREIPCMIGHIFHSHCIWPWLEDHNTCPICTTPFFMENEPETLPEDRV; translated from the coding sequence ATGCAAATGCAGGAGGACAAGAAAATGGGTTGCAGGGAGAATGAAGTTGCAGAGTGGTGCAAAAGCCTGGAATGCCGCATGGGGGATTTACGTATCGAAGCCACCAAAGTATTCATGCAAGCAAATTGTTTAATGGAACGTGAAACTCTGCCTCGTCGTCTGCAACATCTTAACAGCCGCCACGATTTATTACATTCCGAATTTCCCCGGATTGAAGTTGATGAGGATGGACTCCCTGATGATATTCGGTGGTTACGTGGGGTCTTCAATACTCTCTATTCTATTCTGAAAAGTATCGTCAAgataatggagaatgaaaggaaggCGAAAGAATTGGTAGAGCGACTCCCCATTGTAACAGTTTCAGATTTTCATGTGGATGATGGGCTTTTCTGTGGAGTTTGTAGGGATGATTTTATTTTGGGAGAAGAGGTTCGAGAAATTCCTTGTATGATCGGACATATATTTCATTCTCACTGTATTTGGCCATGGCTTGAGGATCACAATACTTGTCCCATCTGCACAACGCCATTCTTTATGGAAAATGAGCCAGAAACACTACCAGAGGATCGAGTTTAG